The proteins below come from a single Bombyx mori chromosome 7, ASM3026992v2 genomic window:
- the LOC101739701 gene encoding tubulin monoglutamylase TTLL4 isoform X2 encodes MWTLNDVLLVRFDMDRRVYSDYEADVCDPLGSVVEWSRQGPARILRRRCRSEGVDRSPYEDVSRERRSADGIPRQNRQSNKSFFTLNVADTYHDRFRHECSPTAENGDYMAHDQDRYHSYQPSKSRFYRASPTRPLLVTTLSNTKVDDRLPKVEELFEKLDQDMMDVHNTKQPLKSILNNPFLKSPPQGILKKPKNKVYQDSKTNLEGRRRQRASSESDNLYCNYHVASPIPGYDSRLGYISSNVKRAKDNSGTGYSYGTAVANAGPRCKSPTYSKNLRCSCKDNMSRDHVQVLRTTAINSDTVDVQPIIELPGQDTPTPTCPTVSPALPVSSVTAIPVKKSIKTVKKKVKAKIKVSKMKSNTKVECAVIGGEMEDALSRSPSPDIEVWHMDTDPIPIEIGDIEKVVLNKNESLEEISVNKLSTKLNGTVVTPKKNPSKERMSKEQRFLTALHTTNPFKTIPSRKELPLIIPESISSCLRPSLFPRVPPYLRFIGHEDCTPLKVPAPIQKHLKWKLTTITPLVVKKTLTNSGFRLVKSECDTSECPQEETVEWIGIWGKHMKSIMFRAIKDGQKMNHFPGTFQIGRKDRLWRNLHKLCTKYGVKEFGIMPKTYVLPHDLKMLKHDWEKYAANNERWIIKPPASARGTGIKVVSRWTQIPKKRPVVVQRYVSKPYLINGSKFDMRLYVLVTSVHPLRIYLYKDGLARFASVKYNDELTSLNDRYMHLTNYSINRLSKNYTPNEDFASCEGHKWTLQTLFQYLKTEKDVDTEALWDSMKDLVIKTIISGEASISSLTKANITSRYNCYELFGIDVLLDEDLKPWLLEVNISPSLHSASPLDIHVKGPLVSTVLNIAQFQVPNKTNLEMLVKDKPHQLAGLPYDGRLYTVYLSKEERDKHIIYTNMDDRDLYLRDILSTLTPDDVRHLVQAEDELTQGGAMERVFPTRDTHRYLPYLAGPRYYNRLFDAWETRYGHNRTAGIELLRNLCDIGYHLEVPPVPLKNDVDAPSPPVSERQSAGSVCSAGAGLSLAAPPPLEARA; translated from the exons ATGTGGACATTGAACGATGTGTTGCTTGTAAGGTTTGATATGGATAGGCGAGTTTACTCTGATTACGAAGCAGACGTGTGCGATCCTTTGGGTTCAGTTGTTGAGTGGTCAAGACAGGGGCCGGCCCGCATCCTGCGGCGGCGCTGTCGAAGTGAGGGTGTCGACCGTTCACCGTACGAGGATGTTAGTCGCGAACGCCGCTCCGCCGACGGAATACCACGCCAAAACCGGCAGTCTAACAAAAGCTTCTTCACGCTGAACGTTGCTGATACGTACCACGATAGATTTCGCCACGAGTGCTCTCCCACTGCTGAGAACGGAGACTACATGGCGCACGATCAGGACAGATATCATAG ctaTCAGCCATCAAAATCAAGATTTTATAGAGCAAGTCCTACCAGACCATTATTAGTAACCACATTATCCAATACCAAAGTAGATGACAGATTGCCCAAAGTCGAAGAATTGTTTGAGAAACTTGACCAAGATATGATGGATGTCCACAATACAAAACAACCATTGAAATCAATATTAAACAATCCTTTTTTAAAGTCACCACCTCAGGGTATactaaaaaaaccaaaaaataagGTTTATCAAGATTCAAAAACTAATCTGGAAGGTCGCAGAAGGCAGCGGGCATCAAGTGAATCTGATAATTTATATTGTAACTATCATGTGGCATCTCCTATACCTGGATATGATAG CCGCCTCGGGTACATTTCAAGCAATGTGAAACGGGCAAAAGACAATTCTGGAACTGGTTACTCTTATGGTACTGCTGTAGCGAATGCAGGTCCTCGCTGCAAGAGTCCCACATACTCAAAGAACTTGAGGTGTAGCTGCAAAGATAACATGTCAAGAGATCATGTGCAAGTGTTGAGGACTACTGCTATTAACAGCGACACGGTTGACGTTCAGCCCATTATTGAATTG CCCGGCCAAGACACGCCGACCCCGACTTGCCCGACGGTGAGCCCAGCCTTGCCCGTCAGCTCAGTCACGGCGATACCagttaaaaaatcaataaagacaGTTAAGAAGAAAGTTAAAGCTAAAATTAAAGTATCGAAGATGAAATCGAACACTAAAGTCGAATGTGCCGTTATCGGAGGGGAGATGGAAGA TGCACTCAGTCGATCGCCCTCCCCCGACATAGAAGTGTGGCATATGGATACAGACCCGATACCGATAGAGATAGGTGATATAGAGAAAGTCGTACTGAACAAGAATGAATCACTCGAAGAGATCTCAGTCAACAAACTGTCCACAAAGCTAAACGGAACTGTCGTTACTCCTAAGAAAAATCCTTCAAaag AGAGGATGAGCAAGGAGCAAAGGTTTCTGACTGCTTTGCATACGACAAATCCGTTTAAAACGATACCGTCACGCAAAG AATTGCCATTAATCATCCCAGAATCGATCTCAAGCTGTCTCCGACCGTCTCTCTTCCCGCGAGTGCCCCCATACCTGCGGTTCATCGGACACGAAGACTGCACTCCGCTGAAGGTTCCAGCTCCCATACAGAAGCATCTGAAATGGAAGCTCACAACGATAACGCCTTTAGTTGTGAAGAAAACTTTGACTAATTCTGGCTTTAGACTGGTTAAGAGCGAATGTGACACGTCAGAGTGTCCGCAAGAAG AGACCGTAGAGTGGATAGGCATATGGGGCAAACATATGAAGTCAATAATGTTCAGAGCCATAAAAGATGGACAGAAGATGAATCATTTCCCCGGTACCTTCCAAATCGGCAGGAAGGATCGATTGTGGAGGAACCTTCACAAACTTTGCACTAAGTATGGAGTCAAAGAATTTGGTATTATGCCGAAAACTTACGTATTGCCACATGATCTCAAAATGTTGAAGCATGACTGGGAAAAGTATGCCGCTAACAATGAAAGGTGGATCATAAAACCG cctGCGTCAGCCCGAGGCACCGGCATCAAGGTGGTGTCCCGCTGGACGCAGATCCCGAAGAAGAGGCCGGTCGTCGTCCAGCGCTACGTCTCTAAACCGTATCTAATTAACGGAAGCAAGTTCGACATGAGGCTGTACGTGCTCGTCACGTCGGTGCACCCGCTCAGGATATATTTGTACAAAGATGGCCTTGCCAGGTTCGCGTCGG TAAAGTACAACGATGAGTTGACATCTCTGAACGATAGGTACATGCATTTGACTAATTACTCAATAAATAGGCTGTCCAAGAATTACACGCCAAACGAAGATTTTGCTTCTTGCGAGGGACACAAATG gaCATTACAAACTCTATTCCAATACCTAAAGACTGAAAAGGACGTTGACACGGAAGCCCTGTGGGATTCCATGAAGGATCTCGTTATTAAAACCATAATATCGGGCGAGGCGAGCATCAGTTCGCTGACTAAAGCCAACATAACGTCGCGGTACAACTGCTACGAACTGTTCGGGATCGATGTTCTGCTGGACGAAGATCTCAAGCCCTGGCTCTTGGAG GTGAACATCTCGCCGAGCCTGCACAGCGCGTCGCCGCTCGACATCCACGTGAAGGGGCCCCTGGTCTCCACGGTGCTCAACATCGCGCAGTTCCAAGTGCCCAACAAAACCAACTTGGAAATGTTGGTTAAGGATAAACCACACCAATTA GCTGGATTACCATACGATGGCAGATTATACACAGTGTATTTATCCAAAGAAGAGAGAGACAAGCatataatttatactaatatgGATGACAGAGATTTG TACCTGCGCGACATCCTGTCGACGCTGACGCCGGACGACGTGCGGCACCTGGTGCAGGCGGAGGACGAGCTGACGCAGGGCGGCGCCATGGAGCGCGTGTTCCCGACGCGCGACACGCACCGCTACCTGCCCTACCTCGCCGGCCCGCGATACTACAACAGACTCTTCGACGCCTGGGAGACCAGATACGGGCACAACAGGACCGCCG GCATCGAGCTGCTGCGCAACCTGTGCGACATCGGGTACCACCTGGAGGTGCCGCCCGTCCCGCTAAAG AATGACGTGGATGCGCCGTCGCCGCCCGTATCGGAGCGCCAGTCAGCGGGCTCCGTCTGCTCGGCGGGCGCGGGCCTGTCGCTCGCGGCGCCGCCCCCGCTCGAGGCGCGCGCCTAG